GCCGTCGCGCTCAACAACGCGGTATTCGAGGTCCAGGCGGAGATGACGGGCTGCGGCCTCGAACAATGAGGTCAGCACTCGATCGCGATCTTCAGGATGGACCCTGCGATTAATGTATTCGTCGACTGCAAGTTGGTAGCACTCGCTCCTCTTGCTGTCATTGGCGCGGTACTCTCCTTCTCGTGACCAGCGCAGCAGATTCGACTGCAGGTCCCACTCCCAGAACCAAATGCGAGCAGCACGGCGGGCGAGCCGGAGGCGCTGATCGTGTTCCAGCAATTGCAACCGTTCACGCTGCTGGCGTCGAATGACTTCGATCAGCACTATCCCAAGCCCCACGTATGCACACCAGAGCACTACTCCAGACTGGAAATCGGGCGCAGCCGTACTCGATCCCGGAAGCAAAAGCCAGAGCCCACCAGCAGTGATTACAAGAGCGAGCCAGCCGGCAGCATATCCGCCCACAAGCGCGCTGATCAGCAGGGCGAATAGACAAATTAGCCCTGCAGGTTTCTGGGTACTTACCGGTACTGCGGCGACGAGGACCGCCACAACAGCCAGAGCAGCAGCAAAAACGTAGCTCCAGTAGGAGTGTCCGGCGCGAAGGCGGGGCGGACGCAGAAATCTCGGCCTGACCGTTGGACGGGACATAAGCAGGCCCGGTGGTAGTGCTTGCAAACGCCGGATAGATGTTGGGATGACATTGATGTTGTTGAGGTTGGCGCATAATGGCGCACTGCTGCTGCGCGGTTTCGAAACCGCTTAGACAAGCAGAACACCTGTCGAAATCGGTCGGCCTGAAGTTAAGAATTCTTTACCTGCTGAGTTGCTGGCTGCGAAGAATTTGCATCAGATGTGGGTTGAATACAGGTAACGACAACCGCCAAAGTGCGAATACCAGAGGCTTAACATGACGAAACTCGAAACCTTTTTCGCTCCCGAGAAGTTGCAAGGCGCCAACGCCGACTTCTATCGTCGCGCGATCAGCGAGCTGCTCTGGTATCGCATGCTGCGCGACGGCGATGACCAGATCGAGACCCTCGGCGAAGATCATCCTCTCGATCCGCTCGCATTTGACGCAATTGGAATTCAGTTCGGACGGGCGTAACCAGCGTGCCCAGCTCAGCCGCAATACATGCGCTGCCTACCGGGCGGCTGCTCAGTGCGTTTCAACTCACAACTGCGCCACCACCCTCGCCCGTTCGAACACCGCTCGAAACATTTCCTTCGTGAGTTTCCCCGTATTGGTGTTCTGAAGAGACGGGTGATAAGCCCCCATCAAAATCACCTCGTTTGGCATTTGGTACTCAACTCCGTGACCAAAGGTGTAAGGCGCGCGCGAAGCGATAACTCCTGCCCGACGCAGATGATTGAGATATGCATCGAATCCGATCTTTCCTAGCGCGACCACAACACGCACGCGTCGCAATGCCGCGAGTTCAACATCGAGAAAGTGCGAGCAGTTGGCGATCTCATCAGGATTCGGTTTGTTCGCCGGCGGCGCGCACCGGACCGCTGCAGTGATGTACGCATCCGTGAGTTTCATTCCGTCATCACGGTGCGTAGCTGTGGGTTGCGACGCGAATCCCGTCTCGTGAAGCACGGGATACATGAAGTAGCCAGAGCCATCGCCTGTAAATGGACGCCCGGTGCGATTTGAGCCGTGTGCTCCTGGCGCCAGTCCCAAAATGAGAACACGCGCTTTGGGATCGCCGAAACCGGGAACCGGCTTGGCCCAATAATTCCAATCAGCGTAGGCGCGGCGTTTTATGCGTCCAATTTCTTCGCGGTAGGCGACGAGTCTGGGGCACAGCCGACAAGCAATGACTGCTTGGTTCAATTCGGACACGGTCCGAAGCTGCGGCGCAGCCGAGTTGAGGCGCGACGCTCTCGTTCCTTTGCGGCTCGTTCCTGCTCTTGTAAGTTTGACGGCTTGCGCGGGCACTGCTTTGGTGATCGTGACTCGTTCCTGTTTGAATAAAGGCTGGATTCGGCGAGTGATCTATTGACTCTCTCCCGCAGCCTGCTTCCCTGCTTCGAATGGCTCTGGCTGAAGTTTGCTGCCCTGCTTCATCAGGATCTCAACTTTTCCTTCAGCAGCTTCCAGTTCCTGTCGGCAGGAGTTGGACAGACGCACGCCTTCCTCGAAGAGTTGCAGAGACTTCTCCAGCGGGAGATCACCTTTCTCGAGCTGTTCGACGATTTTCTCCAGCTGCTGGAGACAGTCTTCAAATTTGGGCAAAGTGAGGCTCCGTCAATATTGTAAACGGAGGAACGAAGTACATACGAAGAGAAGCGTTGTGAGCTGCAAATCGAAAAAAGCACCGTGTGGAACTGTGAGAGTTCCAGCAACATCAGTGTCGCTGGGCTTCGACGCCCAGCGACACACCGGCTACCGCTGGCGGTTCTGTTACTTCTGGAACAGCAACGGTGCAAATGCGGCCAGGTTGCGCCGCCAGACCATCCAAGTGTGCATGCCAGGAGTATCGATATCCGTGTGCTTTACACCCTTGCTGGTGAGCCACTCGCGGAAGCGGCGATTCACCTCAATCAAACGATCTTCAGTGCCGCAGGCAATCCAGAGCAGTTGCAGGTTGGCTGTATCTTTCGGATTCCAACCGGTGAATTGCTGATCGAAGTTTTCGTTGAGCCCACCGGTGCTGAATGCGCCAATCCAGCCGAAGCGATCGAGGTTAGTCAGTCCGACGAACAGCGATTCCGATCCTCCCATCGAGAGCCCGGCGATTGCGCGCGACTTCCGGTCGGTGAACGTTCGATATTCGTGCTCAACTTGCGGAATCACTTCGGTGAGCAGAGCCTTGCGATAGTTCTCGAGATTTCGCTCGCGTAGATCGTCATTGTTGAAGGCGCGGAAGCCACGCTTCAGCATGTCGAGATCGCCATATCCGAGCGTCATCACCACGATCATGGGTGTTGCTTTCTGCTGCGCGATCAAGTTGTCGAGAATGACATTGGCGCGGCCTACTGCAGTCCAGCCGCTGGCATCGTCACTGTAGCCGTGCAGCAGATAGAGCACGGGATATTTCTTCTTCTTTGCAGGGTTGTAGTCCGGCGGAGTGTACACGTAATAGTCGCGCTGATCGCCGACCACGCCCGATTTATAGAAGTGATGATGCACTATTCCGTGCGGCACATCGTTCACTTCCCATGGCAGCGATGGTCCAGGGATATGGACCATGTTCTGCGTATTCAGCAAATTTGGTTTCAGCAGCGGATTCGAAGGATCGATCAGGACAACGCCATCGGCCACGAAAGAGTAGCCGTAGAAATCCGGCTCCAACGGATCGGTCGTGACGCTCCACACGCCAGAGTCGTCCTTTTCCATCGGGATGTGCGCGATGCGTCCTTCAAGCGCAACTTCGACTTTCTGCGCGTTTGGATCTCGAAACCGGAAGGTCACGCGATTGTCCGATTGAACTTCCGGCGAAACTATGGGAGCGGGTGGCTGCTGTTGCGCGAGAACGGAAAGCGCGCAGAGACTGACAAGGGCGAGAGCTAGACTGCGCCGTCTTGAGTTGAGCACGCGAGGATTATACGGATTGGCACTGAACGCGCAAACAGGGGCACGAGCATTGGTGATGTAGCGTCTCTTGTGTAAAAGCGAAGAGGGTGTAAGTTGGCTTTTGCCTAGCAAGCGAAAGCCGCTCACGAAAGGAGCCTTACACCCACATGGCGAAAGTAACATCCATTAGCGAGCGTTACCAACATTTCCTGCGGGAATCGAAAGAGAGTTTTTGGGGGATTTGTACGGGCAGACGCGGCTGGCGTGGAAGGGATTTTTCGAGCTGCAGTCGGAGCGGGAACGCGACCGGTATTCGGGAGCGGGTCGGTATGAGCGCGAAGCCCAAGCGAGGAAGGATTATCGCAACGGCTACTACGAACGGGATTTTCTCACGCGTTTTGGCACGATTCGCTTGCGCATCGCCCGCACGCGGACCAAGAACTTCCTTCCCGCAGGATTAGAAGCCTTTCAGCGGCGAGCGCCGGAGCTGACGATGCTGGTGCGAGAAGCGTTTCTGCGCGGTTTGAGCACGCGTCAGGTGGGGCGGGTGATCGCCACCCTGACCGACAAGCCGATCAGCGCGCAAAGTGTTTCCCGGCTGACGCGCGGTTTGGATGAGGCGGTGCGCAGTTTTCATCAAGCGCCGCTGCAAGACGAATGGACGTATTTGTTCCTCGACGGAGTCAGTCTGAGAGTGCGGCGGCCAGCCGGACGCAAACGCGTGCAGATGCTGGTCGCCTACGGAGTTCGAACTGACGGCACACGCCATCT
This genomic interval from Terriglobales bacterium contains the following:
- a CDS encoding uracil-DNA glycosylase, which gives rise to MSELNQAVIACRLCPRLVAYREEIGRIKRRAYADWNYWAKPVPGFGDPKARVLILGLAPGAHGSNRTGRPFTGDGSGYFMYPVLHETGFASQPTATHRDDGMKLTDAYITAAVRCAPPANKPNPDEIANCSHFLDVELAALRRVRVVVALGKIGFDAYLNHLRRAGVIASRAPYTFGHGVEYQMPNEVILMGAYHPSLQNTNTGKLTKEMFRAVFERARVVAQL
- a CDS encoding exodeoxyribonuclease VII small subunit, with translation MPKFEDCLQQLEKIVEQLEKGDLPLEKSLQLFEEGVRLSNSCRQELEAAEGKVEILMKQGSKLQPEPFEAGKQAAGESQ
- a CDS encoding alpha/beta hydrolase-fold protein; translated protein: MLNSRRRSLALALVSLCALSVLAQQQPPAPIVSPEVQSDNRVTFRFRDPNAQKVEVALEGRIAHIPMEKDDSGVWSVTTDPLEPDFYGYSFVADGVVLIDPSNPLLKPNLLNTQNMVHIPGPSLPWEVNDVPHGIVHHHFYKSGVVGDQRDYYVYTPPDYNPAKKKKYPVLYLLHGYSDDASGWTAVGRANVILDNLIAQQKATPMIVVMTLGYGDLDMLKRGFRAFNNDDLRERNLENYRKALLTEVIPQVEHEYRTFTDRKSRAIAGLSMGGSESLFVGLTNLDRFGWIGAFSTGGLNENFDQQFTGWNPKDTANLQLLWIACGTEDRLIEVNRRFREWLTSKGVKHTDIDTPGMHTWMVWRRNLAAFAPLLFQK